In the Xiamenia xianingshaonis genome, one interval contains:
- a CDS encoding cytochrome C oxidase Cbb3 encodes MLLACALALEVFLFNMNFYLTAGLEPRDVTRECGLPENDIGQLMLTEANHAVVLQGLDQAVENVWLDFDGEQPAQLLECKVSFTDEAHKTFFDTTEYTRGVPIVDVSTVSDKSEYLNLNASGRVQALEIELVGDEVRYPVLLDKVVLNANRPFDFNKTRFGVALGILCLVYAFRPRSAIYRWPLRVRPRLTKAIIIGAFVVECLVMTSYLFFGSNLVGVATSSYNYGSWDGVSMANTFEVGGENAQQYAELAKSFTRGQLHLEEEPPEWLKAMDDPYDKGARDEAQKETGEDYLFDVAYHDGKYYVYFGVVPVFLFYLPFYLATGANFPTALGVLASVLAFAGGCTALLDRFARHHFKRVSLGLFLLLQIPLVACSGVLYLLKFPTFYSLPIALGLAFSVWGLYLWMVGRSAAHPCRWYAAGSLCMALVAGCRPQLLVLSCVAFPLFWRRYITEKRLFTGTGAREFACLVAPYAAVALAIMGYNAARFGSPTDFGASYNLTVNDMTRRGFNLGRILPALFAYFLQPPSVTGVFPFVQPAPFDTTYLGQTIKEATFGGIFACLPVLWILAASRRILALRVSERATHTTAGVVVALVAGGIVVALADAQMAGILERYFADFSFMFLAAAVLLLFVANERLAPGTPTASLFQNALLAVVALSVVYVVLVCFVPEVGWYSDIYDWAYQNIIEAVQFWT; translated from the coding sequence GTGCTGCTTGCCTGCGCCCTGGCGCTCGAGGTGTTCCTGTTCAACATGAACTTCTACCTGACGGCAGGGCTTGAGCCGCGCGACGTCACGCGCGAATGCGGCCTGCCGGAAAACGACATCGGCCAGCTCATGCTCACCGAAGCGAACCATGCCGTCGTGCTGCAAGGCCTTGACCAGGCGGTTGAGAACGTGTGGCTCGATTTCGACGGCGAACAGCCCGCCCAGCTGCTGGAATGCAAAGTCTCGTTCACCGACGAGGCGCACAAGACGTTTTTCGACACGACGGAATACACGCGCGGCGTGCCGATCGTCGACGTGTCCACGGTGTCGGACAAAAGCGAGTACTTGAACCTCAATGCGTCGGGGCGCGTGCAAGCGCTGGAAATCGAGCTCGTGGGCGACGAGGTGCGCTATCCGGTGCTGCTCGACAAGGTGGTCCTCAACGCCAACCGCCCGTTCGACTTCAACAAGACGCGCTTCGGGGTTGCGCTGGGCATTTTGTGCCTCGTCTATGCGTTCCGGCCGCGTTCGGCCATCTATCGCTGGCCGCTGCGCGTGCGCCCAAGGTTGACCAAAGCGATCATCATTGGGGCGTTCGTTGTAGAATGCCTGGTCATGACCTCGTATTTGTTCTTCGGGTCGAACTTGGTGGGAGTGGCCACCAGCTCGTACAACTACGGGTCGTGGGACGGCGTGAGCATGGCGAACACGTTCGAGGTGGGCGGCGAGAACGCCCAGCAATACGCCGAGCTGGCAAAATCGTTCACGCGCGGCCAGCTGCATTTGGAAGAAGAGCCGCCCGAATGGCTCAAGGCGATGGACGACCCCTACGACAAGGGCGCGCGCGACGAAGCGCAGAAGGAGACGGGGGAGGACTACCTGTTCGACGTGGCCTACCACGACGGGAAGTACTACGTGTATTTCGGCGTGGTGCCGGTGTTTCTGTTCTACCTGCCGTTCTACCTGGCCACGGGCGCGAATTTCCCTACGGCGCTCGGCGTGCTGGCAAGCGTGCTGGCGTTTGCGGGCGGCTGCACGGCGCTGCTCGACCGGTTTGCGCGCCACCACTTCAAGCGGGTGAGCCTGGGGCTGTTTCTGCTGCTGCAGATTCCGCTCGTCGCGTGTTCGGGCGTTTTGTACCTGCTGAAGTTCCCGACGTTCTACTCGCTGCCCATCGCGCTGGGCCTGGCGTTCAGCGTGTGGGGGCTGTATCTGTGGATGGTAGGGCGTTCGGCGGCTCATCCGTGCCGCTGGTATGCAGCCGGGTCGCTGTGCATGGCGCTCGTGGCGGGGTGCCGCCCGCAGCTGCTCGTGCTGTCGTGCGTGGCATTCCCGCTGTTCTGGCGCCGCTATATCACCGAAAAGCGCCTGTTCACGGGTACTGGCGCCCGCGAATTCGCCTGCCTTGTCGCGCCGTATGCCGCGGTGGCGCTGGCCATCATGGGGTACAACGCGGCGCGTTTCGGCTCGCCGACCGATTTCGGCGCCAGCTACAACCTCACCGTCAACGACATGACGCGCCGCGGGTTCAACCTCGGGCGGATCCTGCCCGCCCTGTTCGCCTACTTCCTGCAGCCGCCGAGCGTCACGGGCGTGTTTCCTTTTGTGCAGCCGGCGCCTTTCGACACCACCTATTTGGGGCAGACTATCAAAGAGGCCACGTTCGGCGGCATTTTCGCGTGCTTGCCGGTGCTGTGGATTCTCGCGGCGTCGCGTCGCATCCTGGCGCTGCGCGTGAGCGAGCGGGCCACTCATACCACCGCCGGGGTCGTGGTGGCGCTCGTGGCGGGCGGCATTGTCGTGGCGCTGGCCGACGCGCAGATGGCGGGCATCCTCGAGCGCTATTTCGCCGACTTCAGCTTCATGTTTCTGGCTGCGGCCGTGCTGCTTTTGTTCGTCGCGAACGAGCGGCTGGCGCCGGGCACGCCGACGGCGTCGCTTTTCCAGAACGCGCTGCTGGCCGTCGTGGCGCTGTCGGTCGTCTACGTGGTGCTCGTATGCTTCGTGCCCGAAGTGGGCTGGTATTCCGACATCTACGACTGGGCCTACCAAAACATTATCGAGGCGGTCCAGTTTTGGACGTAG